The Streptomyces fungicidicus nucleotide sequence TCGCCACCTCCGGGGGCTCCCTCGGGCGTCCCCTCGGGTGGGTCCGAAGGCCCTCCCATACCTTCAAGGGTAGGTCCGCGCGAGCCCCGGTAAACGCCCTGCCGGGGCCGAAGTTCTGTCAGGTCCGCACCAGGCGGGGGGCGTTCTCAGGGGCTGGGCGGGATCACCGGGACGGTCGTCCTGGAGTAGTCGGCGGAGGCGGACGGCGACACCGCGCCGCCCTGCTCGACGCCGCTGGTGGCGGGTGGCGGGGCCGGCTCCTGCCGCTGCGAGGAGGCGCCGCGGTAGACGGCGGAGAAGGCGAGGGCGACCATGCCGACGCCCATCACCAGGGCGAGCATCCAGGCGACGGGGCGGTGCCAGCGCACCTGCCTGCCGTACGGGCCCGGGGAGCCGTAGTCGTCGTCGTCCAGGGCGTCGGCGTCGTCGTCCGGGTCGTCACGGCCGGGGCCGACCCGGTAGCCGCCGTACCCGTCGTCGTACCGCTCACCGCGCGCGTGGGCCCGGCGGGCCTCGGCCTCCGAGGCCTCGGCTCTGGCCTGCGCGGCGGCCAGGAGGCGTTCCACGGCGGTCGGCTCGTGCACCTCCGCCGCCCGCACGAAGGCCTCGTCGAAGACCACGGAGGCGAACTCTTCGTCCGACACCCCGCGGTCGTGGTCGTCGTCGGGCTCCCAGCCGTCAGGGAACGGCGTGCCCCCCACGTCCTCCGGCACACGTCCAGAGTAGACCTGGGGGGTCATTTTGGGCAGACGGTATGGAAATTCATCCTTCTGCCGGGACGCCCGAACCGGCGGATCCGGGGCACGGGGCGTCTCAGCGCCGTACGTGACCGTCGCCGGTGACGATGTACTTCGTGCTGGTCAGCTCGGGAAGGCCCATCGGCCCCCGGGCGTGCAGCTTCTGCGTCGAGATGCCGATCTCCGCGCCGAAGCCGAACTGGCCGCCGTCGGTGAAACGGGTGGAGGCGTTCACCGCGACCGTGGTGGAGTCCACCAACTGGGTGAACCGGCGGGCGGCGGCCTGCGAGGTGGTGACGATGGCCTCGGTGTGCCCCGAGGTCCACAGCCGGATGTGCTCGACGGCCCGGTCCAGGGAGTCGACGACCGCGGCGGCGATGTCGAGGGAGAGGTACTCGGTCTCCCAGTCCTCCGTGGTGGCCTCCACGACGGTGGCGCGGGAGTCCTTGGCGTACGCCATCACGCGCTCGTCGGCGTGCACGGTCACCCCCGCGTCGGCCAGGGCGTCCAGGGCGCGGGGCAGGAACTCGGCGGCGATGTCCTGGTGGACCAGGAGGGTCTCGGCGGCGTTGCAGACGCCGACCCGCTGGGCCTTGGAGTTGACCAGGATCTCGACGGCCATGTCGAGGTCGGCCTGGGCGTCGACGTAGACGTGGCAGTTGCCGGTGCCGGTCTCGATGACCGGCACGACCGACTCCTGGACCACCGTGTTGATCAGCGAGGCGCCGCCGCGCGGGATCAGCACGTCGACCAGGCCGCGGGCGCGCATCAGCTCGCGCACGCTGTCCCGGTTCTCGCCGGGGACCAGCTGGACGGCGTCGGCGGGCAGCCCCGCGCCGTGCACGGCGTCGCGCAGCACCCGCACCAGCGCGGTGTTGGAGCGGTAGGCGGAGGACGAGCCGCGCAGCAGGACCGCGTTGCCGGACTTCAGGCAGAGGGCGGCGGCGTCGACCGTCACGTTCGGGCGGCCCTCGTAGATGATGCCGACCACGCCGAGCGGCACCCGGACCTGGCGCAGGTCGATGCCGTTGGGCAGGGTGGAGCCGCGGACGACCTCGCCGACCGGGTCGGGCAGCGCGGCCACGTCCCGTACGTCGGCGGCGATGGCGCGCACCCGCTCCGGGGTG carries:
- a CDS encoding glutamate-5-semialdehyde dehydrogenase, yielding MTTLSPYDSMSPVSQAAYRAKGAAATLAPLPRAAKDDALLAIADALEVRAGEIVEANAEDVARAREAGTGEGMIDRLTLTPERVRAIAADVRDVAALPDPVGEVVRGSTLPNGIDLRQVRVPLGVVGIIYEGRPNVTVDAAALCLKSGNAVLLRGSSSAYRSNTALVRVLRDAVHGAGLPADAVQLVPGENRDSVRELMRARGLVDVLIPRGGASLINTVVQESVVPVIETGTGNCHVYVDAQADLDMAVEILVNSKAQRVGVCNAAETLLVHQDIAAEFLPRALDALADAGVTVHADERVMAYAKDSRATVVEATTEDWETEYLSLDIAAAVVDSLDRAVEHIRLWTSGHTEAIVTTSQAAARRFTQLVDSTTVAVNASTRFTDGGQFGFGAEIGISTQKLHARGPMGLPELTSTKYIVTGDGHVRR
- a CDS encoding SCO2584 family spore wall biosynthesis protein; this translates as MTPQVYSGRVPEDVGGTPFPDGWEPDDDHDRGVSDEEFASVVFDEAFVRAAEVHEPTAVERLLAAAQARAEASEAEARRAHARGERYDDGYGGYRVGPGRDDPDDDADALDDDDYGSPGPYGRQVRWHRPVAWMLALVMGVGMVALAFSAVYRGASSQRQEPAPPPATSGVEQGGAVSPSASADYSRTTVPVIPPSP